DNA sequence from the Acidimicrobiales bacterium genome:
CGGCTCCTCACCCGCATCGCCTTCGGCTTCCACGGCCCCGAACCCCTCATCGCCCTCGCCATGCTCGCCCTCGGAGGCCACACCCCCCACCTCCCAGGCCGCCACTAACCCACGGATCCGCTCCGAGAGCCAGAAATCTCCGAGTCCGTGTCCACCGGTGCGCCGGGTGAGGCGTCTGTAGGGGCGTCCACACGAACGGCGGAAGGCATTCCCGATGCGAGCGTTACCCGCGATCTCACTGGCCGCGGCGCTGCCGGTCCTCCTGGCCGCGGCGGTCATGGCCACCGGGTGCGACGACGATCCGTCGGCTGGTCCCCGGCCCTCGACGTCCACGCCGACGAGCTCCACGGCGGCCGCCCAGCGCCGGGTGACGACGACGGTCGCGCCGGCCCCCACACCGACCACCACGGCGCCGCCCCCGGCCGCCGCCCCGACTCCTCCGTCCACGGCGGAGGTGCGGCAGGCAGCCCCGGAACCGGAGCCCGACTGCTCCGAAGGCGGGACGGCGGAGGCCGAGGCCCTGCAGCACAGCTTCGACGAAGGCCACCAGCCCTGGCGGGGCGACCCGGAGTGGGTGGCCCGGGTCGGTGCCGCCTGCCTGTTCGGCGTGCCGGCCGACTCGGTCGAGCCGGTCGGCGAGAACCGCTACCTGGCGACCGACGCCACCACCGGAGCGCACGCGGTGGTCGACGTCGCGCAGCCCCTCGGCTCCGGCACCGTCTGGCTGGTCACCGACGTCGCTCCGGCCTGACGGCTCCACCGGTAGCGTCGGCCGGGATGGGAGGAGTCGCCGGGCCGCGGGAGCAGGACAGAGCGCAGCTGGCGTCGGGTGTCGCCTTCGCCGCGGGCGTCGGGGCGTTGGCCGGGCTGGCATTGGCGCGGCGGCGTCGCCCGGTGTGGGCGCTGGCCGGGGGAGCGCTGCTGGCGGCGTCGGAGGTCGTGGCCCGACGGCGGCAGCGGCCCGGGGAGATCCCGGCGCTGGAGCACCGGATCCTCGTGAGCGGGGCGCTGGCATCGGTGGCGGGGTGGGTCGCCGGGCGGGTGACGCCGGCGGGACCGGTCGCCGTCGGCGCAGGTGCCGGAGCCGTGGCGGGGGCCATGGGGCTCCGGCCGCAGAAGGTCGTCGCCGGGCCTTTGTTCGGGGCGGCCCTGGGGCGGGTGCTGGCGGCGTTGAACCCGAGGATGCCGGCGTCGGTCGTGGCCGGCGCCACCGTCGTCGGCATCGTCGGTTCGCTCGACGAGCTGGCCGGCCCCGAGCTCGACCCGGTGGCCGTCGCCCCCCGGGTGCGCGAGTTCTACGAGCACACCACCAGGTACACGCTCGACATCGTCCCCGAGTGGCGGCCCTGGGTGCGCCCCGGCTACCTGCTCTACCGCACGCTGGTGGCCCAACCGCTGGGCCAGGCCAACGTGCCGATGAATCAGCGGGAGGCGCAGCGGGGCGTCCACAGCCGCATCGACACGATCGACGTCGACGGGATCCTGGCGGCCTCACCCTCACCACCCGCAGTCCGCTCGACCACGCCGGCCACTACCTCACCTACGTCGACCCCGACACCCGCGAGCTGACCGCCCTGGCCGTCAACGGCTTCGCCGAGGAGCTCGACGTGTTCGTCTCCCCGGATGGCGACCTCCTCGCCGAACACGCCTTCTGGCTCTTCGGTCTCCCGTTCCTCGTCCTCCACTACCGCGTCGTGCCCAAGCCGGCGTAGCTGCTGACGAGCGTGCGCCAGTCGGCGGGGCGGGTCGCCCAGGCGACGATGCCGGCCAGTACGAGGTGGACGGGGGCCGAGACGCTCTCGGAGAGCGGGTCCTGGTTGAGGACGTGGGTCAGGACGGCTCCCCCCAGGATGACCACCAGGATCCCCGCGCCGAGGAACCTCCGGCGCGGCTGGGTCAGCAGCACCGCGGCGAGCACCTCCCCGGCGCCGACCACGAACCGGAACCACGTCGGGTAGCCCCAGTCGACGAACCGCTCCGAGTACTCCGGGCCGAACATCGTCTCCCCGGGGAGGAACTTCGCGGCTCCGCCGATCACGAACTCGATGGCCATGAACCAGCACAGGCCGGTCAGGAGTCGTTGCTTGGACATCTGCGTCTCCTCGATCGTGTGGGCGCCGCACGGATGCGCGGCGTCGACCAGTGAGACGCAGCCGGTCGCCGATTTCGACAGCCCGGCGGGAGTCAGTGCAGAGGTGGGCCGTCGAGGCGGTCGGTGGTGGCGAAGTCGGCGACCGGGGAGCGGGTCAGGCGGCGCGGTTGGCGGACCGGGTGGCCGAGGGCGAGGACGGCGGCGAGGGCGAAGTGGTCGGGGGCGCCGAGCAGCTCGCGGACGGCCGGCTCCTGGCGGATCGGCATGGTGGTGATCACGCCCGCCAGGCCCTCCTCCCGGGCCGCCAGCAGGATGCTCCAGGCGAACGGGTAGACCGAGGCGCCACCGGCCAGGGTGTAGCGGCCGAGGTCGCGGTCGACGGCGGCGAGCTCCCGCAGGTCGACGAACAGCGCCAGCAGCACCGGCACCTCGTGGAAGCGCTCGGCGAACCCGGGAGCGGCCCGAGCCTGCTCCCGCAGCGCCGCGGCGCCGGCCAGGGCCCTCTCCTCCGCGGAGCGGTCGGTCACCGGCGCCCACGGCCTGAGGCCCGCCGCCGTGATGGCCAGGTACTCGTACCAGCCGTCGAGGTAGCGGTCCCGCAGCCCCAGCCGTGCCGCCGGGTCCTTCACCAGCACGACCCGCCACCCCTGCCGGTTGCCACCGCTCGGAGCGAAGCGGGCGGTCTCCAACAGGCGGACCACCACGTCGTCGGCGACCGCCTCGTCGGTGAACTCCCGCACCGCCCCGGTCGTCCTCAACCCCTCGATGAGCTCCACGCCCGGCACGCTACGCGCCGGCGCCCTACGGTCGGGCCGATGCGTCACACCGCGGGCTCGTACGTCATCGGTCCCTACCTGCTCCTGCACCAGCGGGTGTACCGGTGGACCAGGGGAGCGGTGGGCCGCCACGCCGGCGGTCGCCCGACCCTGCTGCTGCACACCGTCGGCCGCAAGACGGGCAAGGCCCGGGCGACGGCGCTGGTCTACGCCACCGACGGCGCCGCCCAGGTCGTCGTGGCGTCCTACGGCGGCGCCCCGCAGCACCCG
Encoded proteins:
- a CDS encoding DoxX family protein, whose protein sequence is MSKQRLLTGLCWFMAIEFVIGGAAKFLPGETMFGPEYSERFVDWGYPTWFRFVVGAGEVLAAVLLTQPRRRFLGAGILVVILGGAVLTHVLNQDPLSESVSAPVHLVLAGIVAWATRPADWRTLVSSYAGLGTTR
- a CDS encoding nitroreductase family protein; translated protein: MELIEGLRTTGAVREFTDEAVADDVVVRLLETARFAPSGGNRQGWRVVLVKDPAARLGLRDRYLDGWYEYLAITAAGLRPWAPVTDRSAEERALAGAAALREQARAAPGFAERFHEVPVLLALFVDLRELAAVDRDLGRYTLAGGASVYPFAWSILLAAREEGLAGVITTMPIRQEPAVRELLGAPDHFALAAVLALGHPVRQPRRLTRSPVADFATTDRLDGPPLH